CCCATGATATTTCATTAACTCTTTATATACTATAAATTTCATCTGGATTCTACACCAACATACAGCACATTGGGCGTAACTATTTAATTAGGCTTATCCCAGTTTCAATATGCCAACATTACAAGAATAAAAATAAGCTATACATGTGTTACTGTAAAGCCTGTTAAACCTTtactatctttttttttaaatactgcagCATTTTAGAACACTTCATCTATGTATGAACATCTTCTATGCCTTAATATTTGTGGTATTTTATACATAAGCCAAACTTCCAACCTGTTCAAGTATGCCActaattcacttgcattttttcgCCAAAGAGTCAAAGCAACATTTAGTCTGAGATTCCTTCCAAAGAGTACATGAGCCATTGCTTCATGGTCCTTTGacaactgttaaaaaaataaaaaaataaataagtacagACAAAATTGCATTGCATCACACTTTGCCATGGCTAACTAGATTTAATTCAGCATTTCAAAGAAAGTGTTTATGACTATACCCtttaaaagggacagttcatccaaaaatgaatacTATGTTATCAATTGCACCCCAAATTTTAAACTGTCATCAAtaactgaccctcatgttgttccaaacccatgattTTCcccatgtgaaacacaaaagatgatgttagacagaatgttagcctcagtcacgactgactttcattgcatctttttaccattcactgaatgtgaatagtgaccaaggctgtcattctgcctaacatttccttatGTGTTCTATGGATGTCACAtggatttagaacaacatgaggttaagtaattaccatagaattttaattttagggggaaaatatattcctttaattagtaACGCTAGACAATTATGACTGAGGGGGCTtttacactggcagtttagtctgAAATGAAAATTAGGTAATGTGAAACCTGTTTTGCAGACCGTGGTACCAAACCTGAGACTACCTGAAGGAAGTGGTccgagttcggttgcaatggaactgtggcacggttcgcatgagtgagaaagcaacctgtgCACGAGTCACCACTTATTTAGGAAGTAAAATAACTTGGGCATGCATTTTTGacgatttaaagggataattcacccaaaaatgaaaattctctcatcatttactaaccctcatgccatcccagatgtgtatgactcactttcttcagaacacaaacaaaggttttaagaagaatatctcagctctgcaggcccatacaatgcaagtgaatggtgatcatacCATTGTAgcgccaaaaatcacataaaggaaaccacatgactccaatggttaaatccatatcttcagaagcaatataataggtgtgagtgagaaacagatcaaaatttaagtccttttttactctaaatctccactttaactttcacatgtgaaagtgaaactaaactgacttacagatgtaaaagtgaaagaaatttttagaggaaaaaaaggatttaaatttgtatctgtttctaacccacacctattatattgcttttttccccctccccttttctccccaatttggaatgcccaattcccagtgtgctctaggtcctcatggtggcatagtgactcgcctcaatccgggtggcagaggacgaatctcagttgcctccgtgtcagagaccgtcaatccacgcatcttatcatgtggcttgttgagcgcgtttccgcggagacatagcacgtgtggaagcccacgctattctccgcagcatccatgcacaactcaccacgcgccccaccgagcacgaaaacaacacattatagcgaccacgaggaggttaccccatgtgactctaccctccctagaaaccgggccaatttggttgcttaggaagcctgactggagtcactcagcacaccctggattcgaactcatgactccaggggtggtagtcagcatctttactctctgagctacccaggcccctattatatcgcttcttaagatatggCTCTAACCAcacgagtcttatggattacttctctgtttcctttatgtgatttttggagctaaaaaggtttgatcaccattcacttgcattgtgaggacctacagaactgagatattcatcaaaaaatatttgtgttctgcagaataaataaagtcatacacatctgggatggcatgagggtgagtaaatgatgagagaattttcattttttggtgaactatccatttaagcatgatgacatcatcagttccACAAAAACAGACACACGTGCAGGGACCAGGGGAACATTGTGGGACACAGAAGAGGCGAGATGCCTTTTATATATGTGCGTGAGTGAGCGTGCAAACAGTCGTGTCCTCAAAAAAGATTGTGAGCATCAGATATAGTCGCCTTCACCTGTACAGGAACAACTGCTGAGTTACGGCATGCGACACACAGAGGCGCAAGTGTcgttcactctggtgtgcataatgacaccaatttaataaaaaacacacaaatatagcgaCCCGCATTGTGTTCTCCATCATGTGCATGTTAGTGATGATGGAAGATAATTAGTGAAAAGCACCGGTGTTCAACAGAATCATATTTGAGTCTGAAACCAGACAAATGCTGCAGGGGGTGCCGGGAACGATCATGCTCGGATTCAGACCACAGCAAATGTGCCCAGTGTGGAAACCACCTGAGAATAACCACAGGAATTGTCCAGACCACCACCCACCACCATCACCAACATAGAATAAAAACAACAAGGTTGGGGTAACAACAGCCAACTGTATATTAAACTCTAGCCCAAATTCAAGAGCTATCACTGAAAATAACTCACCTCAGTAAAATAATCACTATACTTGGAGCCAGTTCCTGCCATTTTTGAGGTCTCTATTGAGTTCACAGGGAACCCACAATTGTCACTATAAAGAATAGCCTGCACGTCATCAGCACAGGTCAGTTCATTCTCTTTGTTTGCCATGTCAGATGTCTTGCATGCAGTGGTTGATCTCCGACATACTCCTGATCCAACCCTGAAGAGATGCGTTTTCTTCTTGCTAACCACCACTCGTTTTGCTTTGCTGTATTTGTGCACACAACGGCCCACTGGAAATCTGTAGGATGGAGGGTAACaaataccttaaaggaatagttcacacaaaaatctaaattttctcatcatttacttaccctcatgccatcccatttgtgtatgactttcttctgcagaacacaaagatttttagaaaaatatctcagctctgttggaccACACAATtgtaattgagcttaaaatcatgatcgggccaagagactgcaatggcaagatgtacaatgaaaaaaaagagctatattttgctctgttctcacccaaaaccaagtAGATTGCTAAAGACGACATCGATAAACCCACtagagtcatatgtattacttttatgctgccttaatgtgctttttagagcttcaaattttggtcaccattcacttgcattgtatggacctacagagctgagatattcatcaaaaaatctttatttgtgttctacagaagacaaagtcatacacatctggggtggcattagAGTGAGGTGTCTGTAATTTTGTCAGTGTGGATGCCAGTGCCACAGCAAGTTGAAAGTCAGCAGGAATTGCAATTAAACAAATTGTCATGGAGTTTGCATTGCTATAGCTCAAAAACAAACCTCTCTTGATCGGATTCGTCTTTGAGTAAATAATCCACCTAAAAAGAGTCAACAGATAAAATGAGCATTCCTAAAATATTGAAAAACAACTGCTAAGGCTCAGAACATCACTTAGCACATATATTACAAACAATACTAGGCTTTTGAATAGTTTCCTCTCAGTATGGACTTTGAATTGACCTCACTCACTTCCCTCATGTTCTTCTCATCTCCAGAACAAACCATACGTTTGATAAGTTCATGGGGATGGGCCTGCTTGAGCCTGTGGACTTCTGTGTTACTCCCAACATGACTTCCAGTGGCCATAATAAGGGACTCTGGAGAACAATGGCAAACAACACACATCAGCTGGCACAGGGTGTAAGCAGATAAAAACAGACTAAATGCATCAAACGCACACATGCACCAGACCAAACAGCTGTGGTTAAAAATTTGATCAATGCTTCGACTGTGTGGCTTCTCTTGACAGGCTTATAAATCACCCTATGATCATATTATCATTGATCCAAGTCAACTGATcttaagaaatatatatttaaatatgttgtttttgccATTATAGGAGATGTTGCGTGTGGCTTCATAAAGAACATCAGTATGGGCTGTTTCTCAAGTAATGACATTTTAGAGTTATCTAGACCATGCTAAATACGTTATACATAAGTTAAGCGATTCATGTCATTCTGGTGACAAATGTGCACAAATATTCCTTAGACACGTCCCATCCAACCACCACATAcaaaagagatgctttgtaatTTTCAAACCGACGTCTTACTGCAGAGCACGTAGCgattaaagaaagaaaatacgtaccctttttaaaaatcattaacgagtctcagataaaaaaaaacaaaacatatattggTAATATACCTGGTAAATGTCTAGACATCTGTCAGCGGAGGTTTAGGCCTCCAATGATGTGGCGTTGCTGTTAAGTTTAAGGGTCTGTAAGCACGAGCGAGCTAATTAAGTAAACCACATTTTCTCAAGCAGTCAATAATTTATCTTTCAGTAAATTGCAAAAAGCAAGTCAAGAGATTAGCCTGCTGTTCTACTGACCTGAACACATGAAAAAATGCGATAAAACACCAGATAGCTAGTCACTAAACAAACAAGTTAGGCTAATCACCTGCTAGCAAACAAGGACTTAGCACGTACAAAACATGTAACGCGTAAAACGTTGTCTGCTTCAAGAATTTCATAAGCACCTACCACAGCATTTTGTAAAGTTGTCTATGCATCCCAGAGCACGTTATATGGCCCCCCAACGTGTCCGGGGAAAATCAGGAAGAAAAGGAAATTTCGGTGGATTGCAGAGGGAACGAATGAtcattcaaacaaatacaaacttgaAACGCTGCTGCGACTGTGGGATGGGTGAAGCACTAGAGGACTGGGTATTTAGCGACATCTGATGGGGAAGAATGGAACTGCTTTGTTCAgtcagctaaataaataaataaataaataaaattatgcactgtACATAATAGCCAGAGCGACATGTATCACCCTGAAAAAAGCTTTACTCTCCTATTCTGTTAAATAAGGGCCGCTTACTTTAttgtttttggccattttttactggaaacaggtgtaacttttttaaattattattatttttttaattattattattattattttttttttttaaagaaatgatagcacttcttcttccctgaagtaaaacatcaagtacaaaattgcggctgtgtgTAACTtcactactgtaaaatcatacaTTTCTATATGTTGAaacataaagaaaatatgagaatatgTTAAACAATGTATTGGGGGCAGATTTCTGCCATcaggtgaaaaaagaaaaattacttgacttgaaaatcatgttatgacaataatagcgtgtaattctacattttattaaaattcatGCATTTAAGTATAGCATTATCCAACTATTATTTGTAAatggttagcttttttaaatgttttgaagtgtcagttttgaCCTGTATGGTATGACCTGTAATggaggaatgtcttgatgggaaagCAAGAAGGAGATGCAGTGGGAAGGATCTGGTGTCCAGCTGCGGGGGGTGGCAGAGAGACATCCCTGACCGCTGTCACACCACAAAGAGATGTTCCGGGCACAACTACCTATGCATCTGAttggcttcgagtactactaacTAACTAAAAGTTATTAAGTACAAAAATGCGGCTGTGTGGAATACACATTAGCCCttgtttttgaataaattatgtatgtttggtcaagacAAGATAATTTATggagaaatataataatttttattagaaaatgtatatagttttaattcttgtgactattgttgttgttttgttgtagctgattgatagttgtgatttctgtgaagtcaccattagggtgattagtgatACCTCTGGTTAACATGGATCCTGTTAGATTTAAGTCATTGTTCTCTACTCAGTcatactttacaaaagtgcagatttacagtatgtgcattaAGAAGTACTTGGTAGAATCCAACGTGCCATATGACTAATCTGAAGACTCTATAAGATGTGCTATAACCcaattgaaataaataaagaaaaacaatgatattttaaaagtttgaaagtAAGGTCatctaattagattttacagtgtaaaatacatatatactgtagataaacACATGGTACATATAgtctaggcctatatatatacaGAAATGAAAGAACTCGATCTGGGCTATGATTTGCATGATGCTTGTTATTGATTGCTTTCTCTTTGATGAAAGAGTTTTAAAAGATCACACCGGGGTTTATAAAAGGtaaaaacaccacaaaaaaatGGCATTAATAATTAGCACTGATATGGCCATGACCATTGGCCATGTGACTGCTGAGGTTAAGAAGAACATAGGTGAATTATGGACCGGGCCAAGGGGaccctgggctgcaaggtctcgcggcccatcaacttaaaaaaaaaaaacgaatgtttatatatgcttaaatatgtgggccccaaaGCCTAGACAAGGCCCCTTCAATAGGGCCCTGTGACTGTGAGGGCCCCCAGACGTCTTATAAGGCCTGATTCTAATAACAtttttttgagccactctttaacagCGCTCATTTGTGCATTATTTAATAGAAAAATCATGTTGAAAATGTGTATATAAAATGTGATACAACAGggttttgaggtatatctcttaGTCATCATTACAGTACAACCCTGTCCacggcaataaaaaaaaaaaaaaaaaaaaaaaaaaatagagctttgaaaatactgacaaaattgaagaagatatatttaaagtgtggaCAGCTAGTTACTTTACATTTGCAGCTTGCTCTGttattataaagatctcatggttttatattacaagctattatgatgcaATTTTACTATAACCCCTTGTGGCAGAAAATGGCAATATAGTTTTTGGTGTATAAAAAACATgataataattgatttattaaaaaaacataatattgtatttgatgtgctgaattgtaatATCATACATTTCTATAGAGCAAAGAGAGGAAGTTATCTTGCCCAAACTCACTAATATTTGGTATCAATGTAAATCCCAGGGTGTTCTCTAAACATGCTATATCTGCATGTTTTCCCTCCATTGCAAACAAATAGCTTGGCCTAGGTGGTTAGGGAAAATAAaacattgatattttattttcacacacaaaattgtgtggaaatgtattgattaaactagatacgttaagtttgttgaaacaaacttaatcttggtttgacaaaaccttgtctgaaagtttaaaataattttaaacgcTTGAAgatagacatttttacaggtctTACAGTCAGAAAAAAGCATGAGCATTCCAAAACAAACTCAGCtcatttgaaaattctgtcagtgtAATGTAGTCTTGGGGATTTGTGGCCACTTTGAAAGCAAAAATTGTGCCTTCGCACGGCACTTGTTTGGGagtaataataatggtagccaagctgtagggtcgttccaaacagaatttccaatcaaataaaatgaccactatttttgagccccacacctttcagccctccaaagctctcacagtggatggtgaggtcttcaaagggaataggggtatagggatgatcacttctgaatagaaCGCAGCTCTTAATTCAGATGAGTAAGAATAGATAAAGCAAGGCGAGCCAGAACTGCTTAAACTCTTTGAAGAGTTTGTTGGATGTAGCTTAAAAAAAGCGAAAGTTACTAATATACAGTTCCATCAAATAGTCTTTAAACATAAGCAATAAAGCAGTGTGTATAtttgaaagaatttttttttttttttaagtgtgaagaatttacatgtttccactgatcatggtataaatattgagggggttgtacttgcttgttttacccccccccccccccatctacGCCCCTGGGTATACacctattgtttttaaatgtacaaataaattgaTTTGACTATTGGCATGGCAGTCTGTTTACAAATAGTACTGATGTAATCATTAGGCCATGAAAAAATCCATGAAACCGCAAATTGTAGTAAGTTAAGTATCCATGACCTTTGAACAATAGTACCATGGTGTAAACACTTACAGTAGAACAGTTATTTGAGGTTCCCATTAAACAGGTCCCATTCAAAAGCAAATACAGGCAAATTTCAAGGATGAATCATATTTTCACCAAAGCCACTGCTGGTACTGAAACAAGAATAAACTTTACTATCTTTTAGAAACTTAAAGATAGTAAAGTTCAGTCTGAGCTTGGACTGTCTGTAGATGTATTTGGTATTGTAAATATTGCCACATAGTACTAACACTTCATTTGGAAAGAACTGGAAATCTGTAAAAGACAAATATTTAGCTATGTATTCTCATGGTGAGCCATGATTTGTCTTTCGATATTGTGGAAAATGAACTATTTACAGTATCATAattcaaaattaaaatgcaaCCACTGTGAAAAAGATTAATCCCTTTGATCTATTTGATCTTATTCCTGGTTTTACCTGCaggtaaataattaaattattgttttattggtTCAACAGCTggccaacatacagtatattctgtgACTCAAAGACAAAGATGTACCTACAGTTAGATTAGTGATTGATATGGATATGTGCTTGATGAAATAAAGTGGAAAGGTGTGCTGGCATTTCACTTGTGTACATGTAAAAAGCCTCAGGTTTGGGGTAAAATGTTTTCTATTGTTTCatcataattttaataattatataacattaataatttacagtacagtacatcCCTCACCTAAGGTTTACAATCTTAGTCTCTACTTTGCtcattcagatgtgaaagtgtcATGTCCTTTAGACAACTGGCAAAATAGTCTCAACTGTTCCAACAACTACTTTCTGTTGGCCCACGGCTTGAAATTTCCTTGACCGTTGGTAAAGAGTAGCCTGATTCACTGTAGGCAAAACATAGCCTTGTCAAATATTCACTAGTCAGCTAATGCAGACTGCACCATTTGTAGGGACAGATGTAGACAGATATGAATAATGCAGGATTTTTTATCCCCTTATTTAATGTGACAATAGGAACTTAACTGTTTTTGAAACAGAACAGCTTCAATAAGCAGCTAACTGCCAGCAGACAgccatatttttcatttatctgaCTTCTGTTCTAAAAGTAAACAATCACTGAAGTTAAGATGAAAAATCAATGCCATTTCTTGAAGAATGTGTCAGGAAACACAAATCTAACCACGGTTCGAATAATAAAAAGCAGCTGAACTGACAGGGAAAATTGGATAAAATAGCCCACATTAGGCCTCATATTCAGACAGCCACAAAAATTTACCAACCAGTTCCACAAGTTATTTGGGTTGCAcagcattttaataataataatagttactCTTTCAAGAGTCACTATTAGAGTGCAATAATAGCTACTAtttcaaaatgtataaaaattgtttcacccaaaaaaaataaaataaaaaaaaaatgtgaaggataaacagacttaacgtttttattGGAATGGAAACATAAGACTCTGGGGAACAAAATACATTCTTTACTGtacttgtttaaaataaaatattctaaaaCAGCATTAAATTCACATAAACATATAAGACACATTTAGAAGATTTGATCTCACAGGTACACGTTATATGCTTCAGCGCATGTTAGCCTAATCAACTTCTGAAGTCCTTTCAACAAGCAGTCATGAGAAAGTCTGTCAGAAATTGTCTTACCACTCCAAAATAAATGAACAGGGATGTAAACACATAATGTGCCTGAAGTGTGAACCAACTGTCAAACATTGATACAGACTGTTGCTCTTGAACATGCTATTATCTGTTGAACAGATATTAGCCTCTCTCATGTACAAGTGGGGAGCTGCAGATTCCCCAGCGTGTGCCTGACAACTGATCACATAGTAAATGAGTGCCCAATATGATGCTTTATTGTTGGTTTTAGGGCACTCCAATGAATACAATGAAGTATTTGCATGTGATGACACGGTAATATATTGTTTATCTTTGAGGGAGGCTGAATTACGGTGTCATTTCATTGCCCTTTTAAAAAGAAATAGTTTGAGATTTGACCTTTCTGGTTCAGCTTTTTAAGATTTTTGACAAAGTAACAAAAAGCAAACCTGCGTAGGCATGCACTACAGTTTATATCCAGCTGCTGTGTATAAtttcaaaataacacaaataatcAATAAGTAATGAAGCAAATAAAAATTTTCCAGGCTGCAAGTTGAAAGCAGATTATAAGATATTTTGCCCaaaacatgaaggtgagaaaataataacagacttttaatttttgtgtgatctATCCCTTTCA
The nucleotide sequence above comes from Myxocyprinus asiaticus isolate MX2 ecotype Aquarium Trade chromosome 25, UBuf_Myxa_2, whole genome shotgun sequence. Encoded proteins:
- the LOC127416397 gene encoding KATNB1-like protein 1, yielding MATGSHVGSNTEVHRLKQAHPHELIKRMVCSGDEKNMREVDYLLKDESDQERFPVGRCVHKYSKAKRVVVSKKKTHLFRVGSGVCRRSTTACKTSDMANKENELTCADDVQAILYSDNCGFPVNSIETSKMAGTGSKYSDYFTELSKDHEAMAHVLFGRNLRLNVALTLWRKNASELVAYLNRIQDTGVLVDCLPVLTKSLQEEQPCISIGCCVDLLPQVKVILNTKYEEHLIVALHWVQSVIKKWWPELPTNNKSLHDGCSNDRNFQAMKTLLLELWEGKSQLCLVPGTVGETAKVIESYLSQMS